The following coding sequences lie in one Rutidosis leptorrhynchoides isolate AG116_Rl617_1_P2 chromosome 6, CSIRO_AGI_Rlap_v1, whole genome shotgun sequence genomic window:
- the LOC139855269 gene encoding probable serine/threonine-protein kinase SIS8, translating into MKSLLKKLSIKPNSNQSSSKSDSSSQSGITGWLNSVTNKKSLRPTSSSNLKSIEGFDSVTSSQLDSGFGNSRDPEVEEEYQIQLALELSAIEDPEAVQIEAVKQISLGSCDLVNSDLVNTPAEIVSYRYWVGSLKIGLAYHRALLFKVLADSVGIPCRLVKGKQHTGSNNDALNFIKLCDGREYTVDLMSEPGTLVPSNISPAKRSNASYDESFVSSPLSHDEDSSLLASPMSGPTSSSVDNMEDNNEIVQYTLSSCVARPTKDDLEPKKSLPSLHQKVHKEKRGSSYYTHARSPSWTEGISSPDVRKSKVKDVTQYIMEAAKENPLLAQKLHDVLLESGVVAPPDLFTEVYEEELPTKTSDGQSQISQPRFLPPLSYPQRPEANSVQYIRSVPAAAAAAAAVASSMVVAVARTMTDQNIQLQVRAAATVTAAVVVATTTASVVKQYEMSGVSHNENNFNNLDCPKRDDYDSEEQYRIYEEGERISDRSMGNESALSEVSLEDVADCEIAWEDMRLGERIGLGSYGEVYRGDLHGTDVAVKKFVDQEITIESLEEFRSEVRIMKRVRHPNVVLFMGAVTRAPHLSIVTEFLPRGSLYKLLRRPNNQLGYRRRLRMALDTARGMNYLHNCSPVIVHRDLKSPNLLVDKNWAVKVCDFGLSRMKNSTFLSSRSTAGTAEWMAPEVLRNEPSDEKCDVYSFGVVLWELCTMKQPWGGMNAMQVVGAVGFQHRRLDIPNDMDPTIADIITRCWQTDPKLRPTFAEIMAALKPKLNSSCKTVQE; encoded by the exons ATGAAAAGCCTTTTAAAGAAACTAAGCATTAAGCCTAATTCAAatcaatcatcatcaaaatcaGATTCAAGTTCACAATCTGGGATTACAGGATGGCTAAATTCAGTAACTAATAAGAAAAGTTTAAGGCCCACATCTTCTTCAAATTTGAAGTCAATTGAAGGGTTTGACTCAGTTACTAGTAGTCAACTGGATTCAGGGTTTGGTAATTCAAGGGATCCAGAAGTTGAAGAAGAATATCAAATTCAGTTGGCTTTGGAGTTAAGTGCAATAGAAGATCCAGAAGCTGTTCAGATTGAAGCTGTTAAACAGATCAGTTTAGGTTCTTGTGATCTTGTTAATAGTGATCTTGTTAATACTCCTGCTGAAATCGTTTCATATCGATATTGG GTAGGCTCGTTGAAAATTGGATTGGCGTATCATCGAGCTTTACTTTTCAAG GTTTTGGCGGATAGTGTGGGCATTCCTTGTCGCTTAGTGAAAGGAAAGCAGCACACCGGTTCCAACAATGATGCTTTGAACTTTATAAAACTTTGTGATGGAAG GGAGTATACTGTTGACTTGATGTCGGAACCTGGAACACTTGTCCCATCTAACATATCACCCGCAAAAAGATCAAATGCAAGTTATGACGAATCTTTTGTTTCGAGTCCGTTGTCCCATGACGAAGATTCCTCTCTTTTAGCTTCCCCAATGAGCGGTCCCACAAGTTCGTCCGTAGATAACATGGAAGACAACAATGAAATCGTGCAATACACACTTTCATCATGTGTAGCACGACCTACGAAAGATGATTTAGAGCCAAAAAAATCGTTACCATCACTTCATCAAAAAGTACATAAAGAGAAAAGGGGAAGTTCATATTACACTCATGCAAGATCACCTTCGTGGACCGAAGGTATAAGTTCACCTGATGTACGTAAATCAAAAGTAAAAGATGTTACACAATACATAATGGAAGCTGCAAAAGAAAACCCGCTATTAGCCCAGAAATTACACGATGTATTACTCGAAAGTGGCGTTGTTGCTCCTCCCGACCTTTTTACCGAAGTATACGAAGAGGAATTACCAACCAAGACTAGTGATGGTCAAAGTCAAATAAGTCAACCTCGTTTCTTACCACCATTGTCGTACCCGCAAAGACCCGAAGCAAATTCGGTGCAATACATAAGAAGTGTTCCTGCTGCGGCTGCTGCCGCAGCGGCAGTAGCGTCATCGATGGTGGTGGCTGTCGCCAGAACGATGACGGACCAAAATATACAACTACAGGTGCGGGCGGCAGCCACTGTGACGGCGGCAGTTGTTGTGGCAACAACAACTGCTTCTGTTGTGAAGCAATACGAAATGTCGGGTGTTTCGCACAATgagaataattttaataatttagaTTGCCCGAAAAGAGATGATTATGATAGTGAAGAACAATATCGGATATATGAAGAAGGGGAGAGGATATCGGATCGGTCAATGGGTAATGAAAGCGCGTTATCGGAAGTTTCGCTTGAGGATGTTGCAGATTGTGAAATTGCATGGGAGGATATGAGATTGGGTGAACGTATCGGATTGG GATCATATGGAGAGGTCTACCGTGGTGACTTACATGGAACT GATGTTGCTGTTAAAAAGTTCGTAGACCAAGAAATAACGATAGAGTCCCTTGAGGAATTCAGAAGCGAG GTCAGGATTATGAAAAGAGTTAGACACCCAAATGTTGTACTCTTCATGGGGGCTGTAACACGTGCACCACATCTTTCAATTGTTACCGAATTTCTTCCTAG AGGTAGTTTATATAAATTACTACGCCGGCCCAACAACCAACTAGGTTATCGTCGGCGTTTGAGGATGGCTCTTGATACT GCTCGTGGTATGAATTATCTGCACAACTGCTCACCCGTCATTGTTCACCGTGATTTGAAGTCTCCGAATCTTCTCGTTGATAAGAATTGGGCCGTGAAG gtttgtgattttgggttatcgAGAATGAAGAACAGCACGTtcctttcttcaagatctactgCGGGAACG GCAGAGTGGATGGCTCCCGAAGTCCTACGAAACGAGCCTTCAGATGAAAA GTGTGATGTTTATAGCTTCGGTGTGGTTTTATGGGAGCTTTGCACTATGAAACAACCATGGGGTGGAATGAATGCAATGCAAGTTGTTGGTGCAGTTGGATTTCAACATCGTCGTCTTGATATTCCAAACGACATGGACCCCACCATTGCTGATATCATCACAAGATGTTGGCAAAC AGATCCAAAACTCCGGCCTACTTTTGCTGAAATCATGGCTGCCTTGAAACCAAAGTTGAATTCAAGTTGTAAAACAGTTCAAGAGTAG